A section of the Carya illinoinensis cultivar Pawnee chromosome 12, C.illinoinensisPawnee_v1, whole genome shotgun sequence genome encodes:
- the LOC122290404 gene encoding 2-oxoglutarate-Fe(II) type oxidoreductase hxnY-like isoform X2, translated as MWSSMVHAALLGSLWCLLVKEQDYNCDSKESFYIGPLEETATPVVLNQWPSRDVLPSWRNTMEIFYRKLLLAGKRLVSLIALALNLDEDFFEKVGALDKPMSFLRLLHYPGDMGSFNEEIYGASAHSDYGMITLLATDGVPGLQVCREKSKQPRVWENVLHVDGALIVNIGDMMERWTNCLFRSTLHRVMPAGKERYSAAFFLDPNQDCLVECLESCCSASSPPRYPPIRSGDYLKEKLRLTYAS; from the exons ATGTGGTCATCGATGGTACATGCCGCGCTGTTAGGATCTTTGTGGTGTTTACTAGTGAAAGAGCAAGATTATAACT GCGACTCCAAAGAGAGTTTTTATATTGGCCCTTTAGAAGAGACTGCGACTCCAgttgttttaaatcaatggCCTTCACGAG ATGTTCTGCCTTCCTGGAGAAATACAATGGAAATCTTCTATAGGAAGCTCCT GTTGGCTGGAAAAAGATTAGTTTCTCTGATTGCTCTGGCTTTGAACTTAGATGAGgacttctttgaaaaagtgggGGCCTTGGATAAACCAATGTCATTTCTTCGCCTTCTGCACTATCCAG GTGACATGGGATCTTTTAATGAAGAAATTTATGGTGCCTCTGCTCATTCAGATTATGGAATGATCACTCTTCTGGCAACCGATGGTGTTCCAGGGCTTCAG GTCTGCCGGGAAAAATCCAAGCAACCACGAGTTTGGGAGAACGTACTTCATGTAGATGG GGCCTTAATTGTGAATATTGGGGACATGATGGAGAGGTGGACTAATTGTTTATTCCG GTCAACGCTGCACAGAGTGATGCCAGCTGGAAAGGAACGCTATTCT GCAGCTTTCTTCTTAGATCCCAACCAAGACTGTCTTGTGGAGTGCCTGGAAAGTTGTTGCAGTGCATCATCTCCCCCAAG ATATCCACCAATTCGTAGTGGCGACTACCTGAAAGAGAAGCTCAGGCTTACATACGCCTCGTAG
- the LOC122290404 gene encoding 2-oxoglutarate-Fe(II) type oxidoreductase hxnY-like isoform X1, producing MAAALQLPVIDLSAPARFSTAASIRQACIDYGFFYLVNAGLEKELLDRVFEESKKFFSLPLEEKMKLGRKEHRGYTPLYAENLDPTSSSKGDSKESFYIGPLEETATPVVLNQWPSRDVLPSWRNTMEIFYRKLLLAGKRLVSLIALALNLDEDFFEKVGALDKPMSFLRLLHYPGDMGSFNEEIYGASAHSDYGMITLLATDGVPGLQVCREKSKQPRVWENVLHVDGALIVNIGDMMERWTNCLFRSTLHRVMPAGKERYSAAFFLDPNQDCLVECLESCCSASSPPRYPPIRSGDYLKEKLRLTYAS from the exons ATGGCAGCGGCTTTGCAACTCCCAGTCATTGACCTGTCCGCACCGGCTCGATTCTCTACCGCTGCTTCAATCCGTCAG gCATGCATAGACTATGGGTTCTTCTACCTTGTGAATGCTGGGTTGGAGAAAGAGTTGCTTGACAGGGTATTTGAAGAGAGCAAGAAATTCTTCTCGTTGCCTTTGGAGGAAAAGATGAAACTGGGTCGCAAGGAACATAGAGGTTACACGCCGCTTTACGCCGAGAACCTCGATCCTACTTCGTCCTCCAAAG GCGACTCCAAAGAGAGTTTTTATATTGGCCCTTTAGAAGAGACTGCGACTCCAgttgttttaaatcaatggCCTTCACGAG ATGTTCTGCCTTCCTGGAGAAATACAATGGAAATCTTCTATAGGAAGCTCCT GTTGGCTGGAAAAAGATTAGTTTCTCTGATTGCTCTGGCTTTGAACTTAGATGAGgacttctttgaaaaagtgggGGCCTTGGATAAACCAATGTCATTTCTTCGCCTTCTGCACTATCCAG GTGACATGGGATCTTTTAATGAAGAAATTTATGGTGCCTCTGCTCATTCAGATTATGGAATGATCACTCTTCTGGCAACCGATGGTGTTCCAGGGCTTCAG GTCTGCCGGGAAAAATCCAAGCAACCACGAGTTTGGGAGAACGTACTTCATGTAGATGG GGCCTTAATTGTGAATATTGGGGACATGATGGAGAGGTGGACTAATTGTTTATTCCG GTCAACGCTGCACAGAGTGATGCCAGCTGGAAAGGAACGCTATTCT GCAGCTTTCTTCTTAGATCCCAACCAAGACTGTCTTGTGGAGTGCCTGGAAAGTTGTTGCAGTGCATCATCTCCCCCAAG ATATCCACCAATTCGTAGTGGCGACTACCTGAAAGAGAAGCTCAGGCTTACATACGCCTCGTAG
- the LOC122290356 gene encoding transcription factor KUA1-like: MTRKCSHCSHNGHNSRTCPNRGVKLFGVRLTDGSIRKSASMGNLSHYAGLGSGINHAGSNTPGSPCETPDHDAAAEGYASEDFVPGSSSSCRERKKGIPWTEEEHRMFLLGLQKLGKGDWRGISRNYVVSRTPTQVASHAQKYFIRQTNVSRRKRRSSLFDIIADESVETQMVPCDFLSANQSQAETQCNPPLPTTPALDEECESMESINSTDGDSVPPKPDSSQPSYPVVYPAYFSPIFPFSLPFWSGYTTEETKKETHEVLKPTAVHSKSPINVDELVGMSKLSIGESAGSSSLSLKLVEGSSRQSAFHANPGSGSSSINSSSSPIHAV, encoded by the exons ATGACTCGGAAGTGTTCGCATTGCAGCCACAATGGGCACAACTCCCGGACGTGCCCGAACCGCGGGGTCAAGCTGTTCGGGGTCCGGTTGACCGACGGGTCTATCCGGAAGAGCGCCAGCATGGGAAATCTGAGTCACTATGCCGGGTTGGGTTCGGGCATCAACCATGCAGGGTCAAACACTCCGGGATCACCTTGCGAGACTCCGGACCACGATGCCGCTGCGGAGGGGTACGCCTCCGAAGACTTCGTGCCGGGCTCGTCCTCGAGCTGCCGCGAAAGAAAGAAag GCATTCCATGGACTGAAGAGGAACATAGGATGTTTTTACTTGGACTGCAGAAGCTTGGCAAAGGCGATTGGCGTGGAATATCTCGCAATTATGTTGTATCAAGGACACCGACTCAGGTGGCCAGCCATGctcaaaaatatttcatcaggCAAACAAATGTATCTAGGCGAAAGAGACGTTCCAGCCTGTTTGATATTATAGCAGATGAA TCAGTTGAAACTCAGATGGTACCTTGCGACTTCTTATCTGCCAACCAATCACAGGCTGAAACACAGTGCAATCCTCCATTGCCTACCACTCCTGCTTTGGACGAAGAATGTGAATCAATGGAGTCAATCAACTCCACTGATGGAGATTCTGTTCCTCCTAAGCCTGATAGCTCACAACCTTCCTACCCAGTGGTATATCCTGCTTATTTCTCACCAATCTTCCCATTTTCCTTACCATTCTGGTCGGGATACACCACAGAGGAAACTAAGAAGGAGACACATGAGGTTCTCAAGCCAACTGCAGTACATTCAAAGAGCCCAATCAATGTAGATGAGCTTGTTGGCATGTCGAAACTGAGCATAGGAGAATCTGCCGGTTCATCTTCTCTTTCACTGAAACTGGTTGAAGGGTCCTCTAGGCAGTCTGCTTTTCATGCAAATCCGGGCTCTGGCAGTTCAAGCATTAATTCAAGCAGCAGCCCTATCCATGCAGTTTGA